In the Brettanomyces nanus chromosome 1, complete sequence genome, CATGGGCATTTTCTCAAAAGTTAGCTTCACATAAGAACCAGCCGGGAATCCTTCGATCTTCGTACGAGTATCTGTATCCATTTGTGATAActctttcttgttgatctcCAATTGCTTGGCCATTTTAGCCTTCTGAAACTCGTACCATGTGTCCTCCTCGGTGaaaatatcttcttctttacctTCAATTCCACCTTCTTCGTTTTCAAACTGTTCGATAagcttttcctttttctttgcatTTAACGTACGCTGCCTTTCCACAGAAAGATCGAGTTCAggttcttcctcttcctcttcctcttcctcttccacttcatcgtcatcatcatcatcttcttcttcttcttcatcctcagctttttcttcttcagcatcaaaaTCAGCAAACTCGTTACCATCATTACTTCCGTCTGCCTTTTTCACCTTATTATCATCGTCCTTTTCGTCAGcttctatctcttccaaatcctcGAAATCACCGTACCCTTCTGCTTCCTcgtcttcattttcttctgaGATTCTTTGCCTGGCAGACTTGAAAaacctctttttcaacttaTCGATGGCCTCGCTACCTTCAAACCACTTCCCTTTTAATTCATCCGCTGACTTGAGAGACAATCTGCTGGTATCAATGCTTTCATCTGAGGCGCCAGCATCTCTTTTCTGAAAGAAATTATCACcctcatctttttcattctctccattatcttcttctttctcactCTTCATGTCcaattcctcctcctccttcttccatctAGAAATAGCATCCTCCGGATCAATATTATTCATGTAAATCAATTTGTTGATATCCCATACCTTTCTCACCTCAATATGATTGAGCTTGGCCCCCATTTGTTTCCACTCAGAGCTTGGACCATCTTCTGCATCGTCACTGAGTTCGAACGCAGAATCGGATTCAAAAGCCGGGTTGTCACCTtgtccatcttcttccctattcttctcataaACTCTGGCATGTCTTAATCCGTGTCTTCCATTTTCCCCTTCAAGTGTTttattatcatcttccaactcCTCGGGTTCTTTATCTTCCAAATCGATGGCTTTTAATTCTGGACCACCACTGAAAAGCTTGATCTCACCTCTCTTCTGGGCCTCTTCTCTACGATCCACAACTTCACTGGCATTCTGCAAATCAGAAACAAGCTTGCTTCCCAAATCATCCTTCACctcgtcttcttcagaGTCATTTTTACCAACATCAACGTAAACGGCATCTTTATCAATTAAAACACCATGAACGTCAGACATTGGAGCATATATAATCCTGTTCTTATCGTCAAGTCTCTTTCTATGCTTTCTTGTCTTTTCAGGAGCCGGCAATCCGTTTGCCTTGGCAAGTTTAGCCTgctctctttcaaattcatcaatcttctgCTCGAAATACGGCGTTGGGCAGGGATCGGGTAACTTATCCACCCCGGTAACAGAACAATCACCTAATCCAGCAATATGTACTCTTGCGTTCTGCTTGGATAACGGTGTACCATGTAAATATCCATAAAGTGCCACTTTTCTGTCGCATTTAGAATCATGCTCGATCAAAGCCGGATGTGTAACATCAATCACCCTATCAACTAGCATGTAAGAATGCTCGTTTCTCCATCTAAGTGGTCTGAACTTCATCACAGAGATGAATCTGGTCAAATTCAAGATTTCTCTGTCTGGATATCTACCGTTGATCACACCAGAGAGGTAGAATAGCTTGGCACCGGGATAAACCTCCGTCCAGAACCGCTTCTTCAGACTTTTCTTAGCAGCCCTTAATGTAGCttgcttcttgaaaagatcCAAATGTGTAGTAACACCTAAAACTTTAGGCATACCATGATGCTGTGCTATATTGAGAAACTCCATAGTCTCCATCTCGAATCCATAATTACCATCAATCATTAACAACACCAAATCAGCAATCTTGGCCAAATCAATCATGGAATTCATATCGTTTGTGCATTCTATAAACGTAAGTCTTCGGCGCTTACCACTGACGACCGTGATTGGTCCTTTGATATCTGTAAGCGTAGTCTTAGAAAGTCTTCTCACTAACGATCTTATAAGCGTTGTCTTGCCTGTTCCCGGTGGTCCAACTACAACAACTATTACTGGAGGAGGATCGTCATCAGGGGTACGATCTACCATAGGAACATGGAGTCgtttttccttcaaatcaCTCGATCTAGCAATCTGTCTCATCGCCTTTCCAGGCTTGGAAAGTGCAAAGGCCTTGACATTTCTGCCTTGACTCCGTAGTTTTTCCTTGGCACTTTTCCTTTTCGAATTCCCAATGTGGGCTTTATTCGACTGTTGTGTGCTCATTGGATATATGAATAGCCAACGCAAATGTActgttgatgaaaaaagaagatcaggATTTAAAAAGGATCCTTACgtaaaaattttcagataaTAGGATAGACGAAAAATAGTATCACCCTTCAGATCGGGAAATGCACGTGATAAGGGAAGTGAAATCTGGGGGAATCGTAGTCTTGTGAGTACTATTGAACTTTGCCATGAGAAGTTGGGACTAAAGACATGATGTATATGCTATAGGAATTTTATTCAAGACAAGAAAGAGGGAAGTATCTCTAGAAATTGGAGGTTTTCTAAGAGTAAATCCTGTTGTATTTTATAAATGATCAGACAGAAAGGGATAATGCGATAATGTTTTACAATTCTTAAATAGACAATTGATTAGAATGTCAACTAATGCATTATATTTGTATACTGTTGGAAACGATTCTTAAAGCTTGTTCAGTAGCCCGCTTCTTCCACTGATCTAGCTCCAATCTTTTAAAATCCCTTTTTGCAACAGGACTCCTGACACAGcagtaaagaaagataacCGCGAAAACAGaggaaggtgaaaaattcaaaaattcGTCTAAGAAAAGCATTAAAGGGAGAAGAGTAGATAGATGTCTGCACACTCTTTCTCATTCTTTTATCAATCACTCGCAATGCTATTTCGTGGATCTTCAATAAAGATTGATTTGAGAACTCTCAACGGTCGATATTTTGCATCTACAGTTTTAACTAGAAGGCTGGCCTCGATCACGCCGAAGGGTCCAGCTGCCGTGGCTGCTGCCCAAGCTAATGCGACTGCTGCCAGAGATAGTAGGATCAAAGCTAACAAACTAACAAGTGCCAACCAAAAAACTGTCTCCAATAAGCTCGAGAAGACACTTGCTCGTTTCTGGGAGAAGGTGCGCTGCGAGGAATCTCTTGACGGATTTAAGATTCAGCTCGATGGAAAAACTATCAAGACTCCTTTAGGATACGAATTGACTATCccaaaggagaagcagagtTTGGCATTTCTAATCACTAACGAATGGAAGTCGCTCCCAAATCTTCAAGTGAAGccatatcttcttcctttgaCTTCATTGGCTTCTAGAGCaattgatttggagaaatcaGTCGGTGACAAAGAGGCCATATCACGGATTGGCTCTGCTGATATGGTGAAGGACCTACTTCTCAGATACTTGGATACTGATACATTGCTTGTGTTTTCACCTATAAAAGATTGTGACGGTGAACTCCGGGAAGAGCAACAGAAGATGTATTATCCCCTGAAGAAAAGCATGGAGCAGTTTTTCGCTCAGTATAGTGAAGACGGAAAGCCAATTACATTGAAGCACTTGGATACAGAGGAATCTGGAATTGTTAGTAACAAGCAAACAAAATCTACGGCCAACGCTGTTCGCAAATTTTTAGACTCTTTGGACAGCTGGCAGCTTGTGGCACTTGAGAGGACCACATTGATCTGTAAGTCGTTTCTTTGCGGTGTGGCTATCGTTAGAATGAATGACATGAATGATAACTTCAGCTATACGCTTGAAGATCTCGTCAGGGCAGCAACTTTGGAAACTTTGTTGCAAACGAAGAGATGGGGCGAGGTTGAGGATACCCATGATGTTGAGAAAGTAGATATTCGTAGGCATTTGGCAGCTGCTTCGTTGCTTTGCTTCAACAAGCCATAGATAGACAAAACCACTACTTACATGTATATAAAATAATCTCATTCTAACTACGATAGCTATTTAATCATCAACTTATATTAACTAGTTTCTAATTACCTCCCAGAAGTCTTCAGCATCTAACGCTTTTTCGAATAAGACAACGTAAGATCCTTGTGTCTGGTGTGACTTCGAAACATCCATCATGACTCTCTTCTCATCCAACAGCGTAAATGCCGTTGCAGGCAAATCAATGTCCAGGGAAACTTGGAGATTTCTAATTAGGTATTGCTTTTCTCTAATAGATCCGAAGTCCCCCACTCTAAAGATAGCCTTACCAAATGATTTCAGCCGATTATCACAATGAAACTGGAAAAGCTGAACTACATTATGGTAAATCAATCTAGAGTTATCTCTACGCTTGAGGGAAGCGCTTGGGTCATCAGTACAAACCTTTTCATAGCTACCATCATCGCTGCTCAAAGTTGTATGGTTCAATAATGACGACGAGACGGTAGATGGACTAGATGTACTAGCAGAAGCGTTCAAGCTGGAAAGACTGAACTTTGGAGGAGGCGGAAGAAGTGAAGCAAGATTCGAAGAGACCTCAGAGACAGAAGTCTGAGAGGAAGCCTGGGATACAAAACTGAGATCCGACTGCTGGGAAGAAGAGTTAGAGATCTCTCCCTTTCTTTC is a window encoding:
- a CDS encoding uncharacterized protein (BUSCO:EOG09340AXF); the encoded protein is MSTQQSNKAHIGNSKRKSAKEKLRSQGRNVKAFALSKPGKAMRQIARSSDLKEKRLHVPMVDRTPDDDPPPVIVVVVGPPGTGKTTLIRSLVRRLSKTTLTDIKGPITVVSGKRRRLTFIECTNDMNSMIDLAKIADLVLLMIDGNYGFEMETMEFLNIAQHHGMPKVLGVTTHLDLFKKQATLRAAKKSLKKRFWTEVYPGAKLFYLSGVINGRYPDREILNLTRFISVMKFRPLRWRNEHSYMLVDRVIDVTHPALIEHDSKCDRKVALYGYLHGTPLSKQNARVHIAGLGDCSVTGVDKLPDPCPTPYFEQKIDEFEREQAKLAKANGLPAPEKTRKHRKRLDDKNRIIYAPMSDVHGVLIDKDAVYVDVGKNDSEEDEVKDDLGSKLVSDLQNASEVVDRREEAQKRGEIKLFSGGPELKAIDLEDKEPEELEDDNKTLEGENGRHGLRHARVYEKNREEDGQGDNPAFESDSAFELSDDAEDGPSSEWKQMGAKLNHIEVRKVWDINKLIYMNNIDPEDAISRWKKEEEELDMKSEKEEDNGENEKDEGDNFFQKRDAGASDESIDTSRLSLKSADELKGKWFEGSEAIDKLKKRFFKSARQRISEENEDEEAEGYGDFEDLEEIEADEKDDDNKVKKADGSNDGNEFADFDAEEEKAEDEEEEEDDDDDDEVEEEEEEEEEEPELDLSVERQRTLNAKKKEKLIEQFENEEGGIEGKEEDIFTEEDTWYEFQKAKMAKQLEINKKELSQMDTDTRTKIEGFPAGSYVKLTFEKMPMEFMENFDPRFPILVGGLLQTEERFGFLNVRIRRHRWHKKILKSSDPLILSLGWRRFQTLPIYTTTDSRTRTRMLKYTPEHTYCNATFYGPLVAPNTSFCAVQMVDKKSTTGSFRIAATGIVEDLNADVEIVKKLKLVGYPYKIFRNTAFIKDMFSSAMEVARFEGASIKTVSGIRGEIKRALSKPDGYFRASFEDKILASDIVILRSWYPVHPKKFYNPVTSLLLKDKENWKGMRLVGQIRAANDIPTPLQNDSAYHKIERVERKFNGLRIPRSIRENLPFKSQIHEMKKHKNKTYLNKRAVVLSGSEKQTRRLIQTIQTIKKDKDTKKRVKKMEKNTERKKRLAKSAEEDGDKKRERKKEFFRVNGRKRQLAASESAADAFGSKRSHS
- a CDS encoding uncharacterized protein (BUSCO:EOG093436TN), with translation MLFRGSSIKIDLRTLNGRYFASTVLTRRLASITPKGPAAVAAAQANATAARDSRIKANKLTSANQKTVSNKLEKTLARFWEKVRCEESLDGFKIQLDGKTIKTPLGYELTIPKEKQSLAFLITNEWKSLPNLQVKPYLLPLTSLASRAIDLEKSVGDKEAISRIGSADMVKDLLLRYLDTDTLLVFSPIKDCDGELREEQQKMYYPLKKSMEQFFAQYSEDGKPITLKHLDTEESGIVSNKQTKSTANAVRKFLDSLDSWQLVALERTTLICKSFLCGVAIVRMNDMNDNFSYTLEDLVRAATLETLLQTKRWGEVEDTHDVEKVDIRRHLAAASLLCFNKP